A genome region from Solirubrobacter pauli includes the following:
- a CDS encoding kynureninase, with the protein MAVTREDALRLDAADPLAAFRDRFVIEDPHRLYLDGNSLGRLPKGTRERLHRVIDQWGAELVGGWHDWIDAPTRTGDALAEVIGAPSGTVLVADSVTVNLFKLVNAILDTGAFTHLATDQDNFPTDRYVLEGIARARGLELTVFPVDPLYGPQPEDVPEGALTVLSHVAYRSGALADVAAFPDTVIWDLSHSAGSVPVDAARMRYAVGCTYKYLNAGPGATGYVYVREPDALVSPIQGWFGQARQFEMERPYEPAPGITRFLAGTPPILVLAAVEEGVRITAEAGIDALREKSVAQTELLLTLHDQWLAPLGFSVGTPREPHLRGSHVSLRHAEAWPICKALIERADVIPDFRGPDSVRLGVAPLYTRFVDVYDALDRLRDLVERGVHREVDATVSRVT; encoded by the coding sequence ATGGCTGTGACCCGTGAGGACGCGCTGCGGCTGGACGCGGCCGACCCGCTCGCCGCCTTCCGCGACCGCTTCGTGATCGAGGACCCCCATCGCCTCTACCTCGACGGCAACTCGCTCGGCCGGTTGCCGAAGGGCACGCGCGAGCGGCTGCACCGCGTGATCGACCAGTGGGGTGCCGAGCTCGTCGGTGGCTGGCACGACTGGATCGACGCGCCCACGCGCACCGGCGATGCGCTCGCCGAGGTCATCGGCGCGCCGAGCGGCACGGTGCTCGTCGCCGACAGCGTCACGGTGAACCTGTTCAAGCTCGTGAACGCCATCCTGGACACGGGCGCGTTCACCCACCTGGCCACCGACCAGGACAACTTCCCGACCGACCGCTACGTGCTGGAGGGCATCGCGCGCGCCCGCGGCCTGGAGCTGACGGTCTTCCCCGTGGACCCGCTGTACGGCCCGCAGCCGGAGGACGTGCCCGAGGGCGCGCTGACCGTGCTCTCGCACGTCGCCTACCGGTCGGGCGCCCTCGCCGACGTGGCCGCCTTCCCGGACACGGTGATCTGGGACCTGAGCCACTCCGCCGGCTCCGTGCCCGTCGACGCGGCGCGCATGCGCTACGCGGTCGGCTGCACGTACAAGTACCTCAACGCCGGGCCCGGCGCGACCGGCTACGTCTACGTCCGCGAGCCGGACGCGCTCGTCAGCCCGATCCAGGGCTGGTTCGGCCAGGCGCGCCAGTTCGAGATGGAGCGCCCGTACGAGCCCGCGCCCGGCATCACGCGCTTCCTCGCCGGCACGCCGCCGATCCTCGTCCTCGCCGCCGTCGAGGAGGGCGTGCGGATCACCGCCGAGGCGGGCATCGACGCGCTGCGCGAGAAGTCCGTCGCCCAGACGGAGCTGCTGCTCACCCTGCACGACCAGTGGCTCGCGCCGCTCGGCTTCAGCGTCGGCACGCCGCGCGAGCCGCACCTGCGCGGCTCGCACGTCTCGCTCCGCCACGCGGAGGCGTGGCCGATCTGCAAGGCGCTGATCGAGCGCGCCGACGTCATCCCGGACTTCCGCGGCCCGGACTCCGTGCGCCTGGGCGTCGCGCCGCTCTACACGCGGTTCGTCGACGTCTACGACGCGCTGGACCGCCTGCGCGACCTCGTCGAGCGTGGCGTGCACCGCGAGGTGGACGCGACGGTCTCGCGGGTGACCTAG